ACCATATAGAATGCTTATTCTTAGAAAATTACCAAATTTCTATTATAAGTCATTTTCCAAACCTTAAATTTTTACAAATTAAGATAAAACCAGATACCTTCTTACAAGAAGAAATACAGTTGTCAAAATATTTTCACCCTCATTACAAGAGGCTAGAACATATAGTCCTAGCTAATACAATGATAGGGAATAATAAAGCTACATACTTTTCTTACTACAATCATAATAAGTATCCCAGCTCAATCACGTTCTCACTAACAGACATCAACGTACAAAATATAAGCACAATAGAACACAATATAGTAGTACATAGTAGTAGAAATTTAACCAATCAACTACCAAACAATATTAATTTAGCTTATCAATTTTTATACAATATGGATGAAAAAATTTTATATCCATTTAATAAAAGCACCCAAACACTGAAAGGAAATAACGTATATAATATAAATATTACCATCAAGGAAAGAAATAACACTGCCACTTCTCCTGCTGAATCACTAACACAGAATATCGACCTCATACACAATCAACAGAGTGCTCAAAACTTAGGTAATGAATATATCCTCAAAATTAATGATAATCCATCTGTAAGTGGTACTCAACTAAGAACACCAATAATTAGAAGTGGAAAAAGAAAACTTAACACTGATGATTATAACCCAATTGCACAAACCATCAATTATCAAGATAGCATAAGAACCACTAATGATACTTCATTTAGTACTACTCAACCAATACTACATAGAATACTTAGCAATGTAACAACAACAGAAATCACAGGAGTACAATGTCACAAGTGAACATTACATTTGAATCAAGATACCATTGGTCGATGGTAGATAATGGCATACGTTATTCATAATCAGATTTACACAAATTTAAGTAGAATTTGAGTTCATATTGATTGCAATTGTATATATAAAAACAACACTTAGTATCCTATAAAACAAGTATATTTTCATGATTATAATAAAATACTGTAAAAGAAATTAAAGATATCCTTTTTCTTGTTTCTTCATATAAGTATTTTATAACTACACATACATTTAGGATAAATGCTTAAAAGTATCAAATTGATATGACGATAATTAGAGATTAAATAAGTTGATTCTTATACTTGTATGTTATATATTAGATGGCAGTAGGTATGATTTTTGTTTCAATTGATAGAATCACTACAAAAATTTCACCCTATTGAGCTTTTAAATTGTTATTATTATAAATTTAATATTGCGCGTGTTAGTGTGGCATTCACGACATTCGTTTTTTGCAAACTTATATTTAATAAATATGTATGATTTCAATTTTTAATGGATAAATTATGGAAAGTAGTGACGAAAAGCTAGAATCTGTCAAAGATACTGTGACTAAAATCGTGATTGATTGTTTAAAGCTTAAAGATGAGCAGAAGGCTACCCTTTCTGGTAGCACTAATTTAGCAAAAGACTTAAATCTTGATAGCCTTGATTTTGTAGACTTAGTAATGTGCTTAGAAGACCATTTCTCCATAGAAATTTCCGATGAAGAAGCACAAGAACTTGAAACTATAGATAAAATAGAAGAATATATACGTAATAAGTTATCGAGTAATAACTAATAGGAGTACCTTCTATGACAAAAAAGAGAGTTGTTATTACCGGATTAGGTTTAGTCACTTCTCTGGGTAGTGATGTAAAAACAGTATGGAATCTTTTATCTAAAGGAGTCTCAGGTATAAGGAAAATAAATAGATTTGACACATCTGACCTTGACTGTAAAGTAGCTGGCCAGGTAACAATGAAATCTGAATCTGAAGAATATGTTTTTAATGCCGAAGATTATATACCCGAGAAAGATTTAAAAAAAATGGATACTTTTATTCATTTTGGCATAGCATCTGCTACTCAAGCGGTTAATGACTCTAATCTACTGGATTATAAAGGCCTTGACTACAGTAGAGTAGGAATAATAGTAGGATCAGGAATAGGTGGACTTCCATTTATAGAGAAAACTGTTATATGTTTGAAAGATCGTGGCCCAAAAAGAGTTAGTCCTTTTTTTATTCCTGCAAGCTTAATTAATTTGGTATCTGGTCACATATCTATTAAGTATGGATTTTATGGATTAAGTGATGCAGTAGTAACTGCATGTTCGACAGGAGCACATGCTATAGGCAATGCAGCAAGAATTATTCAATCTGGTGAGGCAGACGTGATGATAGCAGGTGGTACAGAAAGTGCAGTCTGTCGTATAGGGATTGCAGGATTTGCAGCTATGAAAGCACTCTCAATAAAGTTTAATGATACTCCAAAATTAGCATCACGTCCTTGGGATAAACAAAGGGATGGATTTGTCATGGGAGAAGGTTCAGGGATAGTTGTGTTAGAAGACTATGAACATGCAAAAAAACGCGGGGCAAAAATATACGGAGAATTATTAGGATATGGAATGACTTCAGATGCATATCACATATCAGCACCTCATCCAGAAGGGAAAGGCGGAGCAAAAGCTATGGAGTTAGCATTATCTAGTGCACAATTAAGCCCAGAATCTATAAATTACATAAATGCACATGGGACTTCCACTCCTATAGGAGACAGCGCAGAGATTCAAGCAATAAAAAATGTATTCAAAGAAAGCATATATAAAATTCCAATATCATCAACTAAATCTTCTATAGGACATTTACTTGGGGCAGCAGGAAGTGTTGAAGCTATATTTTGTATACTTGCTATGAATACAGGAATTGTTCCACCTACATTAAATCTATACGAGTCTTCCGAAGATCCACGATTAAATCTTGTGCCACTCAATACACAGGAGCACAAGGTTAACTATTGTCTTTCCAATTCTTTTGGATTTGGTGGAGTAAATGTATCTCTGGTGTTTGGTAAAATATAAAATCATCTTGACTATGCTATAACATCTCAATATACGATCTTGTATTTTTATAACTTTTTGTCCATTAATTAAGAGTATTATTGATGCATTAGGTTATTTTTCATCAGTATAGCTTGATTACTGTTATAGCAGCTAATTAAAATACTAGCATGGTATGTATTTATTACATGAACTTATTTAATAAACATCAAATATATAAATAAACAATACCAATTGTAATATCATTTTTATTACTAATTATTTGATTATTGTTAGTTAATATTTTAACTTATATTATTAAATATAAATATAAAATTCACTATGCAAACCAAGAAAGAACTATCGAATCAAGAACTTATATCATGTCTTAGATTAATAAGGACACAAAATATAGGACCATCAACATTCTATGCACTAATTAAGCTATACAAAACTTGTCAACACACACTAGAAGTCCTACCAAGTTTAATAAAGAAATCTAGAATCAATAATAAAATTCACAATATATGCTCTACTGAAGTAGCAGAATTAGAGATTGAAAATACTAGCAAGATCGGTGGTAAAATAATTACAGTATTTGACGAAGACTACCCAGAAATCCTACGCAATATCCACGATTACCCTCCAGTTCTAACAGTATTAGGAAATTCACTTCTATTAAAAGAAAAAATAATAGGAATCGTAGGAAGTAGGAATCCCTCAATTAATGGAAAAACCTTTGCTTATAAGCTATCATATGAATTAGCTAATTCTGGCTTTGTTATAGTATCTGGACTAGCAAGAGGAATAGATAAATCCGCACACGATATAATTTCCCATCAATTACCAACAATTGCTGTAATGGCAAGTGGGATCAATATAGTGTACCCACAAGAGAACACACATTTATATAACACCATAATAGACAAAGGAGGATTAATAATTACAGAATTTCCTTTTTCTACATTACCAAGAGCTCAATTATTTCCACAACGTAATCGCATAATTTCTGGATTATCACTTGGAGTAGTAGTTGTTGAAGCTTCCATACAATCAGGATCACTTATTACAGCAAATTTTGCCTTAGAACAAAACAGAGAAGTATTCGCAGTCCCTGGATCACCACTCGATCATAGATGCAGAGGAAGCAATAGCCTAATAAAAAATGGAGCAAAATTAGTAGAATCTACAAGTGACATAATAGAAAGTCTACAATTTAACAGCTACAAACCCTATACCCAGTACCCACTATCCGATAATATAACAAAAAATAGCAATAATTTCCATGAAATCAATAATGCAAAAGACATGATTTTACAGTATATTACCCATAGCCCAACTGAAATTGAAGAAATTATCGAATTTACCAATTTGAACATAAGTAGTATTCTAACAGCCTTAGTTGAGCTAGAAGCATCAAAAAAAATAGAAAGATTTCCTAACAATAAAGTTGCTCTAGTACATTAAAAGAATTTCAAGATTTCAAAAAAGTCAATATTTTCAGTATCTTGTACAAGTAAGTCACTGTTAAATATTAGACAGACCATGTAATAATAGAAAATTGTACATAATAAAATTGCCCCAACATAGAGCAAACTTTAAGATCTATAAAATCAATATTTTATATAAAATTATTTTTTCCAGCACCTTATATAAGAAGTTATTACTAAACCACACAAACTAAAAAAACAGAAAGATTCTAATAATAAAATTGCCCCAACATAGAGCAAATTTTAAGATCTATAAAATCAATATTTTATATAAAATTATTTTTCTCAGCACCTCATATAAGAAGCTATTACTATAACTACATAAACTAAAAAATAGAAAGATCCTAACAATAAAATTGCCCCAACATAGAAGCAAACTTTAAAATCTATAAAATCAATATTTCATATAAAATTATTTTTCTCAGCACCTCATATAAGCAAGTTACTTTTATATAACCATAGAGAAACACCCATAAAAATGTATATCAACCTTTTCTAAATATACAAATTCAAGACTACTTTGAAAATCACCTGATAAAAATATATACATCCTACCTATTGTGAATGAACATAATCCATACCTTCATGAAATTGAATTTATCTCATATATTACAGACCTATACTAATTTTTTTATACAATTACTCTATAATTCAACTTAGTAAAAAAGCAATAATTAATACAAAATTCTATATTTATTACACTCCATATTATTAAATACCTTTCTAAGATAAGCTGACTCTAGTTACTAACCTCATAAACCTTATAAACTGCTATACCAACTATTTTATCCATACCATGATAATAAAAAAACTAGATGTAACTGGCAACATTAAATACGCAAACTCATACACATACCTTAATCCTCAAAACCATCTATTATCTCCTTGCAAAAAGCTTATCTACTTCAACTAAACTCAATTCTACGTAAGTTGGTCTACCATGATTACATTGTCCAGAATGTGAAGTATTTTCCATGTTTCTTAAAATAGCATTCATTTCTTCAATCTTTAATCTTCTACCACTCCTAATAGAACTATAACATGCTATTGTACCACATATATTCTTAATTTTATCATCTAAGAATAAAGTATCGCCTACTTCCATAACACTATCAATTATATTCACAATAAGTGATTTAATATCAAAACTTCCAAAAATTGCCGGAACTTCCCGTACTACTACTGACATATTACCAAGTGGTTCAATTAGCAATCCAAGTTTTAATAATTTTGCCTTATATTCAACAAGTAGTTCCAAATCAAGATGGCTATTCATTTCAACAATTTCAGGTATCAATAGTATTTGACGTTTTATTCCCTCTTTTTCCATAACTTGCTTCATATATTCATAAGTTAATCTTTCATGAGCTGCGTGTTGATCAACAATAACAATAGAATCTTGAGTTTGAGAGATAATATACCTATTATGTATTTGGCACAAAGCATAACCTAATGGGTAAGTATCAATTAACGAATTGTTTGGTATTTTTTGATGATTTCTCAGTTTCAATGTATCAGTTAATTCTAAATCAATAGAATTACTTGCAACACTAAACTTATCACTATTTAGGGACTCTTGTAGAAGATCGTTAGCTAAACTAACAAGATCTTTATTCTCTTTCAATATGTCCAAATTACTAGTTTCTACTTCAGATTTTTTCTTGTCATTAGGGTCTCCAAAATTCTCATCAATTCTCTCCTCTTTAAGCTTATCTGTTATTGTTCTTGAATCTTTACAAAAAGAAATACTATTATCCCATAAAGATTGATCATCCGCATCTATGTCTGTAGGATTATATTTTTGTATACTGTTATTAAATAATTGTTTCTTATTTTGAAGAAGCTTAGAAAATTCGGAAGGAACATTATTACCAATATTTTGTGAGTTTCTCATGTTAGCAACATTGTTCTGAATAAAATGATCATTTTCAAGTTCACCAACAGACTTTAACTTCATATTTATGTTGACAGATAACGCTTCTTTAATTGCATTAACTACAGTTCTATATACTAACTTTTTATCCTGAAATCTTACTTCAGATTTATTTGGATGAACATTAGCATCAACTTGATCACATGGAATATCAAGATGCAATACAACAACCGGATATTTATCCTTTTCTATAAAATCACTATAAGCATATCTCACTGCACCTATCAGTAAATTATCATAAATAGGGCGACCATTAACAAAAGTATATATAAGACTTGACTTACTGCGACTTAATGTAGGAGATCCAATGTATCCTGACAATTGAATCTCCTTCTCTTTTATACTTACTAGTGGTAAAGAATTTTTATAAAACTCCACTCCCAAAGTTTTTATTTCAGATAATCTATCAATATTTGATTGTTGCTTTAAATACTTAAATATCTGCTTGTTATCAACAAATAATGAAAACATTATACCATGATTTACCATAGCCAGCTTATTGATCATATCAATAATAGATTGAATTTCTGCTTTTTCTGTTTTAAGGAACT
This Ehrlichia japonica DNA region includes the following protein-coding sequences:
- the dprA gene encoding DNA-processing protein DprA is translated as MQTKKELSNQELISCLRLIRTQNIGPSTFYALIKLYKTCQHTLEVLPSLIKKSRINNKIHNICSTEVAELEIENTSKIGGKIITVFDEDYPEILRNIHDYPPVLTVLGNSLLLKEKIIGIVGSRNPSINGKTFAYKLSYELANSGFVIVSGLARGIDKSAHDIISHQLPTIAVMASGINIVYPQENTHLYNTIIDKGGLIITEFPFSTLPRAQLFPQRNRIISGLSLGVVVVEASIQSGSLITANFALEQNREVFAVPGSPLDHRCRGSNSLIKNGAKLVESTSDIIESLQFNSYKPYTQYPLSDNITKNSNNFHEINNAKDMILQYITHSPTEIEEIIEFTNLNISSILTALVELEASKKIERFPNNKVALVH
- the mutL gene encoding DNA mismatch repair endonuclease MutL; translated protein: MSIILLDPRTINRIAAGEVIECPASVVKELVENSIDAKATVISITIERGGRNLIIVSDNGIGIKKEDIEIAFARHATSKLPDGDLSKVRSLGFRGEGLTSIAAVSKVKMVSKHQDSDTAWLVVFEGGEKTQELIPDALSCGTYIEVRDLFFATPNRLKFLKTEKAEIQSIIDMINKLAMVNHGIMFSLFVDNKQIFKYLKQQSNIDRLSEIKTLGVEFYKNSLPLVSIKEKEIQLSGYIGSPTLSRSKSSLIYTFVNGRPIYDNLLIGAVRYAYSDFIEKDKYPVVVLHLDIPCDQVDANVHPNKSEVRFQDKKLVYRTVVNAIKEALSVNINMKLKSVGELENDHFIQNNVANMRNSQNIGNNVPSEFSKLLQNKKQLFNNSIQKYNPTDIDADDQSLWDNSISFCKDSRTITDKLKEERIDENFGDPNDKKKSEVETSNLDILKENKDLVSLANDLLQESLNSDKFSVASNSIDLELTDTLKLRNHQKIPNNSLIDTYPLGYALCQIHNRYIISQTQDSIVIVDQHAAHERLTYEYMKQVMEKEGIKRQILLIPEIVEMNSHLDLELLVEYKAKLLKLGLLIEPLGNMSVVVREVPAIFGSFDIKSLIVNIIDSVMEVGDTLFLDDKIKNICGTIACYSSIRSGRRLKIEEMNAILRNMENTSHSGQCNHGRPTYVELSLVEVDKLFARR
- the fabF gene encoding beta-ketoacyl-ACP synthase II; translation: MTKKRVVITGLGLVTSLGSDVKTVWNLLSKGVSGIRKINRFDTSDLDCKVAGQVTMKSESEEYVFNAEDYIPEKDLKKMDTFIHFGIASATQAVNDSNLLDYKGLDYSRVGIIVGSGIGGLPFIEKTVICLKDRGPKRVSPFFIPASLINLVSGHISIKYGFYGLSDAVVTACSTGAHAIGNAARIIQSGEADVMIAGGTESAVCRIGIAGFAAMKALSIKFNDTPKLASRPWDKQRDGFVMGEGSGIVVLEDYEHAKKRGAKIYGELLGYGMTSDAYHISAPHPEGKGGAKAMELALSSAQLSPESINYINAHGTSTPIGDSAEIQAIKNVFKESIYKIPISSTKSSIGHLLGAAGSVEAIFCILAMNTGIVPPTLNLYESSEDPRLNLVPLNTQEHKVNYCLSNSFGFGGVNVSLVFGKI
- a CDS encoding acyl carrier protein; its protein translation is MESSDEKLESVKDTVTKIVIDCLKLKDEQKATLSGSTNLAKDLNLDSLDFVDLVMCLEDHFSIEISDEEAQELETIDKIEEYIRNKLSSNN